A stretch of the Vicia villosa cultivar HV-30 ecotype Madison, WI unplaced genomic scaffold, Vvil1.0 ctg.001670F_1_1, whole genome shotgun sequence genome encodes the following:
- the LOC131636230 gene encoding ent-kaurenoic acid oxidase 2-like: MDAIYLGLFGVVIGFVLWWWNEYWYVIPLKFKCFKSSTKLPPGHMGLPFIGEMITFLWYFKIVRRPEDFINAKRRKYGDGEGMFRTHLFGAPSIIVYTPAVNKFVLFSDSNFKQEWPTVELMGVTSMAAVHGKAHTRVRKFVTNAINRPDALSRMAALVQPHIVTSLRSWAEMGKIKAKVETQKMSFENIGNLFLGKESGLFLNSLDKLYQGILPGVRAYPINIPGFAYYNALQCRRKLEDIFSIELNKRKLKNRNKVEALDLMDGLMQIEDDEGDKLSDKEVVDNIVSLVLGGYISTSLVSMWAIYLLAKYPNVLKLLREENMAFTKGNSGDFITAKDVSNLKYTNKVVEEVIRMSNISAFIFRKVVNEVDYKGYKIPKGWKVISMLRYIHTDPENFRDPMYFNPDRWNETAKPGTYQVFGAGQRLCPGNMLARVQLALLLHHLSIGYKWELINPNANIIYLSHPAPIDGVEVKFSQL, encoded by the exons ATGGATGCAATATATTTAGGGTTGTTTGGTGTAGTTATTGGGTTTGTGCTATGGTGGTGGAATGAGTATTGGTATGTTATTCCTCTCAAATTCAAATGCTTCAAATCTTCAACAAAGTTGCCACCAGGTCATATGGGTTTACCTTTCATTGGAGAAATGATTACTTTTCTTTGGTACTTCAAGATTGTTCGACGTCCAGAGGATTTCATTAACGCCAAGAGACGCAA ATATGGCGATGGTGAGGGCATGTTTAGAACGCACCTATTTGGAGCACCTTCGATCATAGTATACACTCCCGCTGTTAACAAATTTGTGCTATTTTCGGACAGCAACTTCAAGCAAGAATGGCCAACTGTTGAACTTATGGGTGTAACTTCAATGGCGGCTGTCCATGGTAAGGCTCATACTAGGGTCCGTAAGTTTGTTACCAATGCCATCAATCGGCCCGATGCCCTAAGCCGCATGGCTGCTCTTGTTCAGCCTCATATAGTTACTTCTCTACGATCTTGGGCTGAGATGGGGAAGATCAAAGCAAAAGTTGAAACTCAAAAG ATGTCATTCGAAAACATTGGAAATCTTTTCTTAGGCAAGGAGTCAGGCCTTTTTCTTAATTCTTTGGATAAACTCTATCAAGGCATCCTTCCAGGTGTGAGAGCTTATCCAATTAATATTCCTGGTTTTGCATACTACAATGCTCTTCAGTGTAGAAGGAAGCTTGAGGACATTTTCTCGATCGAgttaaataagagaaaattaaaaAATCGAAATAAGGTAGAAGCACTTGATTTGATGGATGGGTTAATGCAAATTGAAGACGATGAAGGTGACAAATTGAGTGACAAAGAAGTTGTAGACAACATTGTCTCTCTTGTACTAGGTGGATATATCTCTACTTCTCTTGTGTCTATGTGGGCTATTTATCTTCTTGCCAAGTATCCAAATGTGCTAAAATTGCTAAGg GAAGAAAACATGGCTTTCACAAAGGGAAATTCAGGAGATTTTATTACGGCTAAAGatgtttcaaatttaaaatatacaaaCAAG GTTGTTGAAGAAGTGATAAGAATGTCCAATATTTCAGCCTTTATTTTCAGAAAAGTTGTAAATGAAGTTGATTATAAAG gttATAAGATACCGAAGGGATGGAAAGTAATTTCTATGCTTCGTTATATTCACACAGATCCAGAGAATTTTAGGGATCCCATGTATTTCAACCCTGATAGATGGAAT gAGACGGCAAAACCTGGAACATATCAAGTTTTTGGTGCTGGACAAAGGCTATGCCCTGGAAACATGCTAGCAAGAGTTCAACTAGCACTTCTGCTTCATCATTTGTCCATTGGATACAA GTGGGAGCTCATTAATCCTAATGCAAATATAATTTATCTTTCACATCCTGCTCCTATTGATGGGGTCGAAGTCAAGTTCAGCCAATTGTGA
- the LOC131636222 gene encoding uncharacterized protein LOC131636222, whose amino-acid sequence MREYTEYSDLVAALLVAEQNNELLIKNHQARPTGTMPYPETNATTFKCGSGGFNRLKRRGGHVRFDGNNGHAHFDSHNQGGYHGRNLFHGRNHFCGRGCGRGHVNSYRSPRYDQNNWNCKGKGKYIQEGPSRNYEDICYRCGKKDHWSKVCRTPEHLCKRQMAYVEEKGKEVNFNEMEPRNDNTYFETADFGGDETD is encoded by the coding sequence ATGAGGGAATACACTGAGTATTCTGATTTAGTTGCAGCCCTTCTAGTGGCAGAACAAAATAACGAGCTCTTAATAAAAAACCACCAGGCACGACCCACAGGAACAATGCCATATCCTGAAACTAATGCCACGACCTTTAAATGTGGGAGCGGTGGATTTAATCGCCTTAAGAGACGTGGTGGTCATGTTCGTTTTGATGGTAATAATGGTCATGCTCATTTTGATAGTCACAATCAAGGAGGATATCATGGTCGAAACCTTTTCCACGGTCGAAATCATTTTTGTGGTAGAGGATGTGGACGAGGTCATGTGAATAGTTATAGATCCCCCAGATATGaccaaaataattggaattgcAAAGGAAAGGGTAAGTATATCCAAGAAGGTCCTTCAAGGAATTATGAGGATATATGTTACAGATGCGGAAAGAAAGACCATTGGTCTAAGGTGTGTAGAACACCAGAACATTTGTGCAAAAGACAAATGGCATATGttgaagaaaagggaaaagaagtgaattttaatgaaatggaacCCAGGAATGATAATACCTATTTTGAAACTGCTGACTTTGGTGGAGATGAAACAGATTAA
- the LOC131636223 gene encoding ent-kaurenoic acid oxidase 1-like → MSFENIGKLFLGKEPVLFLNSLDKLYQGVLPGVRAYPINILGFAYHHALRCRRKLEDIFSMELNKRKLKNGNKVDALDLMDGLMQIEDDEGNKLSDKEVVDNIVSFVLGGYISISLVSMWAIYFLAKHPNVLKLLWDSYQIPKRWKVISMLCYIHTDPENFRDPMSWQNLEHIKFFCAGQRLCPGNMLARIQLALLLHHLSIGYKWELINHNANIMYLSNPAPIDRVEVKLIQL, encoded by the exons ATGTCATTTGAAAACATTGGAAAACTTTTCTTAGGTAAGGAGCCAGTCCTTTTTCTTAACTCTTTGGATAAGCTCTATCAAGGCGTCCTCCCAGGTGTGAGAGCTTATCCAATTAATATTCTTGGTTTTGCATATCACCATGCTCTTCGATGTAGAAGAAAGCTTGAGGACATTTTCTCGATGGAgttaaataagagaaaattaaaaaatgGAAATAAGGTAGATGCACTTGATTTGATGGATGGGTTAATGCAAATTGAAGACGATGAAGGTAACAAATTGAGTGACAAAGAAGTTGTAGACAACATTGTTTCTTTTGTATTAGGTGGATATATCTCTATTTCTCTTGTGTCCATGTGGGCTATTTACTTTCTTGCCAAGCATCCAAATGTGCTAAAATTGCTATGggata gttATCAGATACCAAAGAGATGGAAAGTAATTTCGATGCTTTGTTATATTCACACAGATCCAGAGAATTTTAGGGATCCCAT gAGTTGGCAAAACCTGGAACATATCAAGTTTTTTTGTGCTGGACAAAGACTATGCCCTGGAAACATGCTAGCAAGAATTCAACTAGCACTTCTGCTTCATCATTTATCCATTGGATACAA GTGGGAGCTCATTAATCATAATGCAAATATAATGTATCTTTCAAATCCTGCTCCTATTGATAGGGTCGAAGTCAAACTCATCCAATTGTGa